One window of Streptomyces sp. MMBL 11-1 genomic DNA carries:
- a CDS encoding NUDIX hydrolase has translation MIPPYVASLRAAVGPDHLLWLPGVNAVVQREDGQVLLHRRSDTGEWSLLSGILEPGESPAAGVVREVREEAGLRVVPERLAAVTVSPRVRHPNGDLAQYLEHLFLCRLAVDGQEARAADDETLEVGWFAMDALPAMRKSVHERLGLALAGQPEAWFTPAG, from the coding sequence GTGATTCCTCCGTATGTTGCTTCCCTTCGTGCCGCGGTCGGCCCGGATCATCTGCTGTGGCTTCCGGGGGTGAACGCGGTCGTGCAGCGCGAGGACGGGCAGGTGCTGCTCCATCGCCGCTCCGACACCGGTGAGTGGTCGCTGCTGAGCGGAATTCTGGAGCCCGGTGAGTCTCCGGCGGCCGGCGTCGTGCGTGAGGTGCGTGAGGAGGCCGGTCTGCGGGTGGTGCCGGAGCGCCTGGCGGCGGTCACCGTCTCGCCGCGCGTCCGGCACCCCAACGGGGACCTGGCGCAGTACCTGGAACACCTCTTCCTGTGCCGGCTCGCGGTGGACGGTCAGGAGGCACGCGCGGCGGACGACGAGACGTTGGAGGTCGGCTGGTTCGCCATGGACGCTCTGCCGGCGATGCGGAAGAGCGTCCACGAGCGCCTCGGGCTGGCCTTGGCCGGGCAGCCGGAGGCATGGTTCACGCCGGCCGGGTGA
- a CDS encoding PIG-L deacetylase family protein, translated as MNPIPHSVLAVAAHADDEVLGAGGTLAEHAHAGDRIHLLVLSASATSRPGTGQDDVRAHRADCVTRAAALYGASAEIADFPDNRFDTLPRLEITRTIEAAIARTAPQVVYTHSASDLSLDHRITAEATAAATRPQPGVSVSTVLAWEVRSATEWGTGVPFRPTWFQPLSERAIAVKEQALQVYASEMRPWPHTRSIRAVMEAARVRGAQIGFPAAEAFEVVRHTVTRPA; from the coding sequence GTGAACCCGATCCCACACAGCGTTCTGGCCGTCGCGGCCCACGCCGACGACGAAGTCCTCGGAGCCGGAGGAACACTGGCCGAACACGCGCACGCCGGAGACCGCATCCACCTCCTGGTCCTCAGCGCCAGCGCCACCAGCCGCCCCGGCACGGGACAGGACGACGTGCGCGCCCACCGTGCCGACTGCGTCACACGGGCAGCAGCCCTCTACGGGGCGTCGGCCGAGATCGCCGACTTCCCCGACAACCGCTTCGACACCCTGCCGCGCCTGGAGATCACGCGGACCATCGAGGCGGCCATCGCCCGCACCGCACCGCAGGTCGTCTACACGCACAGCGCGAGCGATCTCTCACTCGACCACCGGATCACCGCCGAGGCCACCGCGGCCGCGACCCGGCCCCAGCCCGGCGTGTCCGTCAGTACCGTGCTGGCCTGGGAAGTCCGCTCCGCGACCGAGTGGGGCACCGGCGTTCCGTTCCGCCCCACCTGGTTCCAGCCCTTGAGCGAACGCGCCATCGCGGTGAAGGAGCAGGCCCTGCAGGTGTACGCCTCGGAGATGCGGCCCTGGCCGCACACCCGCTCCATCCGGGCGGTCATGGAAGCCGCCCGGGTCCGCGGGGCGCAGATCGGGTTCCCGGCGGCCGAGGCTTTCGAAGTCGTACGCCATACCGTCACCCGGCCGGCGTGA
- a CDS encoding acyltransferase gives METKGFPGVELRVGRARIGEGVRIGEGTVIVADQLVLKDGAVIGAGCDLRSAHLELGAGAHVGYGARWLVADAVRLGAGSVVDADSEVVCREWSVGEGCYLGHRLRVGAGASMEERSTLRIGDRCQIAPDVVVNPTEPVVIGDEVGISAQVAIWTHGYHAGHPVRDGHGAAFAGVEVQDGAWLGVRAMVLPGVRVGAGTVVAAMGLVNRSLPPGVLAAGVPARVKRALQPQALDVAGRREAVAVLVEDWMARLRFKGLMVEPAGLGEGGGWSVARAGARWEVALRTGPGQGPGVVEVRRAGAGAVFDFAEPLAVRGTLDELGHDLRDFLRRATWLFPYAGNSRGLVPERFARLLD, from the coding sequence GTGGAGACGAAGGGCTTTCCCGGTGTTGAACTGCGTGTCGGCCGGGCGCGGATCGGGGAGGGTGTCCGGATCGGTGAGGGCACGGTCATCGTCGCGGATCAGCTGGTGCTCAAGGACGGTGCGGTCATCGGTGCGGGGTGCGATCTTCGTTCCGCGCACCTGGAGTTGGGCGCCGGAGCCCATGTCGGGTACGGGGCCCGGTGGTTGGTGGCGGACGCGGTCCGGCTGGGTGCCGGAAGTGTGGTGGACGCGGACTCGGAGGTGGTGTGCCGGGAGTGGTCGGTGGGTGAGGGTTGCTACCTCGGGCACCGGCTGCGGGTGGGCGCGGGCGCGTCGATGGAGGAACGGTCGACGCTCCGGATCGGGGACCGGTGCCAGATCGCTCCGGACGTGGTGGTCAATCCGACGGAGCCGGTCGTCATCGGCGATGAGGTGGGGATCAGCGCCCAGGTGGCGATCTGGACGCACGGCTACCACGCGGGGCACCCGGTCCGGGACGGTCACGGGGCGGCGTTCGCGGGCGTCGAGGTGCAGGACGGGGCCTGGCTGGGTGTGCGGGCGATGGTGCTGCCCGGCGTCCGGGTCGGGGCGGGGACGGTTGTGGCGGCGATGGGCCTGGTGAACCGGTCGCTGCCCCCCGGGGTTCTGGCGGCCGGGGTGCCCGCCCGGGTGAAGCGCGCCTTGCAGCCGCAGGCCCTGGACGTGGCGGGCCGGCGTGAGGCGGTGGCCGTTCTGGTGGAGGACTGGATGGCCCGGCTGCGGTTCAAGGGCCTGATGGTGGAGCCGGCCGGCCTCGGTGAAGGCGGGGGGTGGTCGGTGGCCCGTGCCGGTGCACGGTGGGAGGTGGCCTTGCGAACCGGACCCGGCCAGGGCCCTGGGGTGGTGGAGGTGCGGCGCGCGGGGGCGGGGGCGGTCTTCGACTTCGCGGAGCCGCTGGCGGTACGGGGGACACTGGACGAGCTCGGCCATGACCTGCGGGACTTCCTGCGCCGGGCGACGTGGCTGTTCCCGTATGCGGGCAACAGCAGGGGGCTGGTGCCGGAGCGGTTCGCCCGGCTTCTGGACTGA
- a CDS encoding aldo/keto reductase, which produces MTTAPTPDAARPPLSTSSGPAALGTFEFTTPALPAGRALELLDTYYQCGGRLLDTAPTYGPHTNGTFHAEQLIATWLRTTGVSDVHVITKTGLNPDQPHLGDLRPNTILDQARRSADQLGTGFTLVLHRDDPSVPLDEIADAANRTVRAGYASGLGASNWTTTRLARWAAHARTANLTVPDVTAPLWSLIPRARPAPEPWLVEADPPHLHRAAEQGMTMTPYRTLAAGYLSAHHSGRHAQHHATTYDTPTGRARRARLHEAAALLRMTPHGLALAYLRAAAPRVVPVIGPRTVTQLRQCMAGAAAAARVTPDLIAYLEARR; this is translated from the coding sequence ATGACCACCGCCCCCACCCCGGACGCCGCCCGCCCGCCGCTGAGCACCAGCAGCGGGCCGGCGGCCCTGGGCACCTTCGAGTTCACCACCCCCGCCCTCCCCGCCGGCCGGGCCCTCGAACTCCTCGACACCTACTACCAATGCGGCGGGCGCCTCCTGGACACCGCCCCGACCTACGGGCCCCACACCAACGGCACCTTCCACGCCGAGCAGCTGATCGCCACCTGGCTGCGCACCACCGGCGTCAGCGACGTCCACGTCATCACCAAGACCGGCCTGAACCCCGACCAGCCCCACCTCGGCGACCTGCGCCCGAACACGATCCTCGACCAAGCCCGGCGCAGCGCCGACCAACTCGGCACGGGCTTCACCCTCGTCCTGCACCGCGACGACCCCTCCGTCCCCCTCGACGAGATCGCCGACGCCGCCAACCGGACCGTGCGCGCGGGGTACGCATCGGGCCTCGGAGCGTCCAACTGGACCACCACCCGGCTCGCCCGATGGGCCGCCCACGCCCGGACCGCGAACCTGACCGTCCCCGACGTCACCGCACCCCTGTGGAGCTTGATCCCGCGCGCGAGGCCGGCGCCCGAACCCTGGCTCGTCGAAGCCGACCCACCCCACCTGCACCGCGCCGCCGAGCAGGGGATGACCATGACCCCCTACCGGACGCTGGCCGCCGGCTACCTCAGCGCCCACCACTCCGGGCGGCACGCCCAACACCACGCCACCACCTACGACACCCCCACCGGACGAGCACGCCGAGCCCGGCTCCACGAGGCCGCGGCGCTGCTCCGTATGACCCCGCACGGTCTGGCCCTGGCCTACCTCCGGGCCGCCGCTCCCCGCGTGGTCCCGGTCATCGGTCCGCGCACCGTGACCCAGCTGCGCCAGTGCATGGCCGGTGCCGCCGCAGCCGCCCGTGTCACCCCCGACCTCATCGCCTACCTCGAAGCCCGCCGATGA
- a CDS encoding NAD-dependent epimerase/dehydratase family protein — translation MKLLITGAAGFIGSALTHALRTGGHTVTAVDDLSVISPRPCPDGLQARDVRSLTPRDLDATDTVVHLAAHKSVPRSFEVGAFEHNTAVDRHLIHSFTASTARRLLLASSCEVYGQQTGPLAEHAPHAPRSPYAAAKVSTEHLADIYRPCLERGRQLGIVRFFNTYGPHEDADAVVPAFLDAATTGRPLTIEGDGTQARDLTHIDDAVTMLTRIINAPALLPVVNCGSGRSVTINELADAVLRATGRAGRGPINHTAARPNEISSFTADTTLFTRTYGPIEHRPLDQALSDTLQERARTWTLTGTPR, via the coding sequence GTGAAGCTTCTGATCACCGGAGCCGCCGGCTTCATCGGCTCCGCACTCACCCACGCCCTGCGCACCGGCGGCCACACCGTCACCGCGGTGGACGACCTGTCGGTCATCTCCCCGCGCCCCTGCCCCGACGGCCTCCAGGCCCGCGACGTCCGCTCCCTGACCCCCCGCGACCTGGATGCCACCGACACCGTTGTGCACCTGGCCGCGCACAAGTCCGTACCCCGCTCCTTCGAGGTCGGAGCGTTCGAGCACAACACGGCCGTCGACCGGCACCTCATCCACAGCTTCACCGCCTCCACCGCCCGGCGTCTCCTGCTCGCCTCCTCCTGCGAGGTCTACGGCCAGCAGACCGGTCCGCTCGCCGAGCACGCCCCCCACGCGCCCCGCTCCCCGTACGCGGCGGCGAAGGTGTCCACCGAGCACCTCGCCGATATCTACCGGCCGTGCCTGGAGCGCGGCCGCCAGCTCGGCATCGTGCGCTTCTTCAACACCTACGGCCCCCACGAGGACGCGGACGCCGTCGTGCCCGCGTTCCTCGACGCCGCCACCACGGGGCGGCCGCTCACCATCGAGGGTGACGGCACCCAGGCCCGGGACCTGACGCACATCGACGACGCGGTCACCATGCTCACCCGCATCATCAACGCCCCCGCCCTGCTGCCCGTCGTCAACTGCGGCTCCGGGCGGTCCGTCACGATCAACGAGCTCGCCGACGCCGTCCTGCGCGCCACCGGCCGGGCAGGCCGGGGGCCCATCAACCACACTGCGGCCCGGCCCAACGAGATCAGCTCCTTCACCGCCGACACCACCCTGTTCACCCGCACCTACGGGCCCATCGAGCACCGCCCGCTCGACCAGGCCCTGAGCGACACCCTCCAGGAACGCGCCCGCACCTGGACCCTGACCGGCACCCCACGATGA
- a CDS encoding HAD-IA family hydrolase: protein MGVTKPTPEFFDRVAAAHGVPREHLVLIDDIPEVVAAARTLGLAAHRYQGVGGFTAFLDTLPPAAPVTKDTVL, encoded by the coding sequence ATGGGCGTCACCAAGCCGACCCCGGAGTTCTTCGACCGCGTCGCCGCCGCCCACGGCGTGCCGCGCGAACACCTCGTCCTGATCGACGACATCCCCGAGGTCGTCGCCGCTGCCCGAACCCTGGGCCTGGCCGCCCACCGCTACCAGGGCGTGGGCGGCTTCACCGCCTTCCTCGACACCCTGCCGCCCGCCGCCCCCGTCACCAAGGACACCGTACTGTGA
- a CDS encoding AMP-binding protein produces the protein MTERLLESFLRHNGDRAAIVNLDGTMWSFDQVLGRALSVAQQLRARGDIAGRVVLLRTGADGLFSIADLAVLLAGGVPAVVPDLTSAQLESVWRVVDPAAVIDTTGRGAEPLTQTAMRHRTAVHLIDEPGCRPGGTPAQWRAVARRWAGARLEQTGAVVFTSGTTGTPRAVALSEAALVRGVRAWTRQWAVPPSRTMSYLPVSHVAQRIMGHTLMCLHGATVVVSTPERITADVAAHRPDTLLGVPQIFSRLAEASRNDETGRGLRSALGGVATAVNGGAALDRGVAAELRTRTGLRIVGAYGMTETTAPAFHQSDASRPGLGRPLNIEHRITGDGELQLRGPNLAAGYVQRWPLLRPVTGRDRWLSTGDLARVTDDGEVQLAGRLASAFKTSRGEVICPEPVEAHLLAHPLVTGACLLGHGLPRAVALVCAPATAAWPPGHVTALESELLAAAETARRHGEIPWSDLHAVRVVRDSWDALGLVTSTGKPRRQDITTHYHHLLRPEGARPCPGLNRPSPSFSSTWEGCSSPTASCSPSTPGPRHPVRRPENCANAGRSTPRSTPSNAVRSPPPPTSTTCATCSPST, from the coding sequence ATGACCGAGCGACTCCTTGAGAGCTTCCTGCGCCACAACGGCGACCGGGCGGCCATCGTGAACCTGGACGGCACGATGTGGTCGTTCGACCAGGTCCTCGGCCGTGCCCTGAGCGTCGCCCAGCAGCTCCGCGCCCGTGGTGACATCGCCGGACGCGTGGTGCTCCTGCGTACCGGAGCGGACGGGCTGTTCAGCATCGCCGACCTGGCGGTCCTCCTGGCCGGCGGTGTGCCCGCCGTCGTACCCGACCTCACCTCCGCCCAGCTGGAATCGGTCTGGCGGGTCGTCGACCCGGCCGCGGTGATCGACACCACCGGCCGGGGCGCGGAACCGCTCACGCAGACGGCGATGCGGCACCGCACGGCGGTGCACCTGATCGACGAGCCGGGCTGCCGGCCCGGCGGAACTCCCGCGCAGTGGCGGGCGGTCGCCCGCCGGTGGGCCGGGGCCCGGCTGGAGCAGACCGGCGCCGTGGTGTTCACCTCCGGCACCACCGGCACGCCCCGGGCCGTCGCCCTGAGCGAGGCCGCGCTGGTGCGCGGGGTGCGGGCCTGGACCCGGCAGTGGGCCGTGCCACCGTCCCGGACCATGTCCTATCTGCCGGTCTCCCACGTGGCCCAGCGGATCATGGGGCACACCCTGATGTGCCTGCACGGCGCGACCGTCGTGGTCTCCACGCCCGAGCGGATCACCGCAGACGTGGCCGCGCACCGCCCGGACACGCTGCTCGGCGTCCCCCAGATCTTCTCCCGGCTCGCCGAGGCGAGCCGGAACGACGAGACGGGCCGGGGTCTGCGCTCGGCGCTGGGAGGGGTGGCCACGGCCGTCAACGGCGGAGCCGCCCTGGACCGCGGCGTCGCCGCCGAGCTCCGCACCCGCACGGGACTGCGGATCGTCGGCGCGTACGGCATGACGGAGACCACCGCCCCCGCCTTCCACCAGAGCGACGCGTCCCGGCCCGGCCTGGGACGGCCCCTGAACATTGAGCACCGCATCACCGGCGACGGGGAGCTCCAGCTGCGTGGGCCGAACCTGGCCGCCGGATACGTCCAGCGCTGGCCCCTGCTGAGACCGGTCACCGGCCGGGACCGGTGGCTGAGCACCGGTGACCTGGCCCGCGTCACCGATGACGGCGAGGTCCAGCTCGCCGGGCGTCTGGCGTCGGCGTTCAAGACCTCACGGGGTGAGGTGATCTGCCCCGAGCCGGTGGAAGCACACCTGCTGGCCCACCCTCTTGTGACCGGCGCCTGTCTGCTGGGGCACGGCCTGCCCCGGGCTGTCGCCCTTGTCTGCGCCCCCGCCACCGCCGCCTGGCCCCCCGGGCACGTCACCGCACTCGAGAGCGAACTTCTCGCGGCCGCCGAGACCGCCCGCCGGCATGGCGAGATCCCCTGGTCCGACCTGCACGCCGTCCGTGTCGTCCGCGACTCCTGGGACGCGCTCGGTCTGGTCACCAGCACCGGCAAGCCGCGCCGCCAGGACATCACCACCCACTACCACCACCTCCTCCGCCCTGAAGGAGCCCGCCCATGCCCCGGCCTGAACCGCCCCAGCCCGTCCTTCTCATCGACATGGGAGGGGTGTTCTTCACCTACAGCTTCCTGTTCGCCCTCGACGCCTGGGCCCAGGCATCCGGTCAGGAGGCCGGAGAACTGCGCGAACGCTGGCAGATCGACGCCCCGTTCGACGCCTTCGAACGCGGTGAGATCACCCCCGCCGCCTACCTCGACCACCTGCGCCACCTGCTCGCCCTCGACCTGA
- a CDS encoding NAD(P)H-hydrate dehydratase: MRGRFAHGSAPVTRVDARWARSAAARAARTAEGGVKGDGGLVLVIGGSRTYAAPPFLAALAARRTGVHGVRIAAPPGAAARQAALEAYLIATTGPELGAAAVGLVAEVSARMGATLTASGAHGRVVWLVGPGLGGSPRAGEVLAALADVRDGDRSAALVVDGSLGGGESGLRRIRALGPDLVLLNRHEAQALLPASAPAPGRGQGLGPAALTALTRQTGAVVVAKGTTDLISDGVRTWDVPAGHPGLARHGTGDILAGAAAGLLAQALPAVDAAALACHLTGTAGTRLADRVGPGWLSRELIDEVGAALRDLLTQPEPAAS; encoded by the coding sequence GTGCGCGGGCGGTTCGCGCACGGCTCGGCGCCGGTGACCCGGGTGGACGCCCGGTGGGCACGGTCGGCGGCAGCGCGGGCCGCGCGGACGGCGGAAGGCGGGGTCAAGGGCGATGGCGGGCTGGTGCTCGTGATCGGCGGATCCCGTACGTATGCGGCACCGCCGTTCCTGGCCGCCCTGGCCGCCCGACGCACTGGCGTACACGGGGTACGGATCGCGGCCCCGCCGGGGGCGGCCGCCCGGCAGGCCGCGCTGGAAGCGTATCTGATCGCCACGACGGGCCCTGAGCTGGGCGCTGCGGCTGTCGGCCTGGTCGCGGAGGTGTCCGCCCGGATGGGTGCGACGCTGACCGCGTCGGGGGCTCATGGGCGGGTGGTCTGGCTGGTCGGGCCGGGTCTGGGCGGCAGCCCCCGGGCCGGGGAGGTCCTTGCCGCGCTCGCCGACGTCCGCGACGGGGACCGGTCTGCGGCCCTGGTGGTCGACGGGTCTCTCGGCGGCGGCGAGTCGGGCCTGCGACGCATCCGGGCGTTGGGGCCGGACCTGGTCCTGCTCAACCGGCATGAGGCGCAGGCTCTCCTCCCTGCGTCCGCACCGGCTCCGGGCCGAGGACAGGGCCTGGGTCCGGCCGCGCTGACGGCACTGACCCGTCAGACCGGTGCTGTGGTGGTCGCCAAGGGCACAACCGACCTGATCAGTGACGGCGTGCGCACCTGGGATGTTCCTGCCGGACACCCAGGGCTCGCCCGCCACGGAACCGGCGACATCCTCGCCGGAGCCGCCGCCGGGCTCCTCGCCCAAGCTCTGCCCGCCGTGGACGCGGCAGCCCTCGCCTGTCATCTGACCGGTACCGCGGGCACCCGGCTTGCTGACCGTGTCGGGCCCGGCTGGCTGTCGCGGGAGCTCATCGACGAGGTCGGCGCCGCGCTGCGCGACCTGCTCACCCAGCCGGAGCCGGCCGCGAGCTGA
- the trpD gene encoding anthranilate phosphoribosyltransferase has product MTAPVRTWPQLLATLLRGDDLTADDTRWAMSEVMDDSHEPVAFAGFLVALRAKGETASEISGLLGALMDRVTPLPVDGSQVVDIVGTGGDGAHTVNISTMSAIVTAAAGAPVVKNGGRSVSSKSGSADVLEALGLPLYLSPEHVARCVTELGLGFTFAPAFHQGLRHASPVRRTLGVPTAINYLAPLTNPAHPGAALVGCSNPQLAPVLATVLAERGASALVVRGHDGLDEITTAAPTDVWTTDAHGAVRTTTVDTLRFGLGRPQEDALRGGDATYNAKAVHTVLSGAPGAGRDAVLANAAGALAAHSGLADTSFQDAFADGLARARTAIDDGAAAGLLNRWIKLASALAEPA; this is encoded by the coding sequence GTGACCGCACCCGTCCGCACCTGGCCCCAGCTCCTCGCGACGCTCCTGCGCGGCGACGACCTGACCGCGGACGACACCCGGTGGGCAATGAGCGAGGTCATGGACGACTCCCACGAGCCGGTCGCCTTCGCCGGGTTCCTCGTCGCGCTGCGCGCCAAAGGCGAAACCGCCAGCGAGATCAGCGGGCTCCTCGGCGCGCTCATGGACCGCGTCACACCGCTGCCCGTCGACGGGAGCCAGGTCGTCGACATCGTCGGCACCGGAGGCGACGGCGCGCACACGGTCAACATCTCCACCATGTCCGCCATCGTCACCGCCGCCGCCGGAGCTCCCGTCGTGAAGAACGGCGGCCGCTCCGTCTCCAGCAAGAGCGGCTCCGCAGACGTCCTCGAAGCCCTCGGCCTGCCCCTCTACCTCAGCCCCGAACACGTCGCCCGGTGCGTCACCGAACTCGGCCTCGGCTTCACCTTCGCCCCCGCCTTCCACCAAGGACTGCGCCACGCCTCCCCCGTCAGGCGCACCCTCGGCGTCCCCACCGCGATCAACTACCTCGCCCCGCTGACCAACCCCGCACACCCCGGCGCCGCCCTGGTCGGCTGCTCCAACCCCCAACTCGCCCCCGTACTGGCCACCGTGCTCGCCGAGCGGGGCGCGAGCGCCCTCGTCGTACGCGGACACGACGGACTCGACGAGATCACCACCGCCGCCCCCACCGACGTGTGGACCACCGACGCGCACGGCGCGGTACGAACCACGACCGTCGACACGCTGCGCTTCGGTCTCGGCCGGCCCCAAGAGGATGCGCTGCGCGGCGGTGACGCCACCTACAACGCCAAGGCCGTCCACACCGTGCTCAGCGGCGCACCTGGCGCGGGCCGCGACGCCGTCCTGGCCAACGCTGCCGGAGCCCTGGCCGCCCACAGCGGCCTCGCCGACACGAGCTTCCAGGACGCCTTCGCCGACGGACTGGCCCGGGCCCGCACCGCCATCGACGACGGGGCCGCCGCCGGTCTCCTCAACCGTTGGATCAAGCTCGCCTCGGCACTCGCCGAGCCCGCCTGA
- a CDS encoding nucleoside-diphosphate kinase, whose amino-acid sequence MPEKSEFYAGDPLVREGWASLVGVLGEREAVRFACETGVLWLRPDAAASGMAHEVVERVASAGFVPLGARVVRLSRGDVRALWWWQLKRATAERLLLLDAVVELGPGLVVLYRHPEGDAARRLTVLKGGNDPAGRPADTLRSLANSPNRLLTMVHTSDDPADVVRELAVFLPWRERAALVASAWANGRGSPSVLEGPLAAVRAAYRGCAQGSAVSPLGFLERGEAFAALVADTSVQPTPQRWTAVQGWSRRAPLLADGMQR is encoded by the coding sequence GTGCCGGAGAAGTCGGAGTTCTACGCGGGGGATCCGCTCGTGCGGGAGGGTTGGGCGAGCCTGGTTGGGGTGCTGGGGGAGCGGGAGGCCGTTCGGTTCGCCTGTGAGACGGGGGTTTTGTGGCTGCGGCCGGACGCTGCTGCCTCCGGCATGGCGCATGAGGTCGTCGAACGGGTCGCTTCTGCGGGCTTTGTTCCGCTGGGTGCGCGTGTGGTGCGGCTGAGCCGCGGGGATGTGCGGGCGTTGTGGTGGTGGCAGTTGAAGCGGGCGACGGCTGAGCGTCTGCTTCTGCTCGACGCGGTGGTGGAGCTCGGCCCGGGTCTGGTGGTGCTTTACCGGCATCCCGAAGGGGATGCTGCGAGGCGGCTGACCGTCTTGAAGGGCGGGAACGACCCGGCTGGCCGGCCGGCGGACACGCTGCGGTCGCTGGCGAACAGCCCCAATCGGCTGCTGACGATGGTGCACACGAGTGATGATCCGGCGGACGTGGTCCGTGAGCTCGCGGTCTTCCTGCCGTGGCGCGAGCGTGCTGCGCTGGTGGCATCCGCCTGGGCCAACGGCCGCGGGTCGCCGTCGGTCCTGGAGGGGCCGCTCGCGGCCGTACGGGCGGCCTATCGCGGCTGCGCGCAGGGCTCTGCCGTGTCGCCGTTGGGCTTCTTGGAGCGTGGTGAGGCGTTCGCGGCGTTGGTGGCGGACACCAGCGTGCAGCCGACGCCGCAGCGGTGGACGGCGGTGCAGGGTTGGTCGCGCCGTGCCCCGCTGCTGGCCGATGGGATGCAGCGGTGA
- a CDS encoding SDR family oxidoreductase → MTLLIVGGSGFLGTELVRQASSVGHPTVATYASRPGGCSSVTWKKLDLRDVPRIDALMAQIRPRVVVNASSGGADWAVTAQGPIHLALAAATYGCRLVHVSSDAVFSGIGKTHYNETSLPDPITPYGAAKAAGEAGVLTVLPEAVVARTSLIIGHGRSEHERLVHDLTSGARDGVLFTDDCRCPVHVSDLASAVLELASGHEAGVHHLGGPEALSRYGLGLLIARRDGINPSLLPAGRASARNYRGALDVRLDSSATQHRLSTTLRGASVFLSQD, encoded by the coding sequence ATGACACTTCTCATCGTTGGAGGCAGCGGATTCCTGGGGACGGAACTGGTCCGACAGGCCAGCTCCGTCGGCCACCCCACCGTCGCCACCTACGCCAGCAGGCCGGGCGGCTGCAGCTCAGTCACGTGGAAGAAGCTCGACCTCCGCGATGTGCCGCGAATCGACGCCCTGATGGCGCAGATACGCCCCCGGGTCGTGGTGAACGCATCGAGCGGTGGAGCCGACTGGGCGGTCACGGCCCAAGGCCCCATCCACCTCGCGCTGGCCGCTGCGACGTACGGATGCCGGCTGGTTCACGTGTCCAGCGACGCCGTCTTCTCCGGCATCGGCAAGACCCACTACAACGAGACGTCCCTCCCCGACCCCATCACGCCGTACGGAGCGGCCAAGGCCGCAGGGGAGGCAGGGGTCCTCACCGTGCTTCCGGAGGCCGTCGTAGCGCGCACATCGCTGATCATCGGCCACGGTCGCTCCGAGCACGAGCGCCTGGTGCATGATCTGACGTCCGGAGCACGCGACGGGGTCCTGTTCACCGACGATTGCAGGTGCCCCGTCCACGTGTCCGACCTTGCATCAGCCGTGCTGGAACTGGCTTCCGGCCACGAGGCTGGTGTCCATCATCTCGGGGGGCCGGAGGCGCTCAGCCGCTACGGCCTGGGGCTCCTTATCGCACGGCGGGACGGAATCAATCCGTCGCTCCTTCCCGCTGGCCGGGCAAGCGCCAGAAACTACCGGGGCGCACTGGACGTGCGACTCGACAGCAGCGCCACGCAACACCGTCTCAGCACGACCCTTCGTGGCGCCAGCGTCTTTCTGAGCCAGGACTGA
- a CDS encoding cold-shock protein, translated as MASGTVKWFNSEKGFGFIEQDGGGPDVFAHYSNIASSGFRELQEGQKVNFDVTQGQKGPQAENITPA; from the coding sequence ATGGCCAGCGGAACCGTCAAGTGGTTCAACTCGGAAAAGGGCTTCGGCTTCATCGAGCAGGACGGCGGCGGACCCGACGTCTTCGCCCACTACTCCAACATCGCCAGCTCCGGCTTCCGTGAGCTTCAGGAGGGCCAGAAGGTGAACTTCGACGTCACCCAGGGCCAGAAGGGCCCCCAGGCGGAGAACATCACCCCCGCCTAA